One genomic region from Balaenoptera musculus isolate JJ_BM4_2016_0621 chromosome X, mBalMus1.pri.v3, whole genome shotgun sequence encodes:
- the SHROOM2 gene encoding protein Shroom2 isoform X8 has product MWVWTNTRGHGTSTEGPGRRPRPTSTSRQADAQCAEDSPGAQRDPQQPSQVSEPPGAREAPEVPAEARGRAGTLPCDYRYPEEHAPADRPAAPHARGQDPWPLSAAPLSRRPAPQRPPPPRREPRPLGGAPAAAHLGAPGRPRPLAPEVCSDRPALARSSPGASAEKLSAAWSAADGPRAAGEPAGQHVDERAAWPRREAPLPCKFRPLQTSAMETSRSPSPQFAPQKLTDKPPLLIQDDNSTRIERVIDNNTTVKMVPIKIVHSESQPEKESRQGLARVPEPPVLPSGLERDQIKTLSRSEQSYSRFCLYSRQGAEPQPPGAPGPTAKDSRASPPTLSYVKAKERTAEDLKSEELAREIAGKDKSLADILDPSVKIRTTMDLMEGIFPKDEHLLEEAQQRRKLLPKIPSPRTMEEKKEELSVPAALSLATTSSYYSTSAPKAELLIKMKDLRGQQEPEEDAGSDPDHDLSVKKQELIESIGRKLHVLRQARQSLREDMQANSALRDEVEALAKAVCKPNEFDKFRMFIGDLDKVVNLLLSLSGRLACVENALNNLDDGTPPSDRQSLLEKRRVLIQQHEDAKELKENLDRREGIVSDILASYLSRDSLADYVHFVRMKSALIIEQRELEDKIHLGEEQLKCLLDSLPPERGK; this is encoded by the exons ACAGGCAGATGCCCAGTGTGCAGAAGACAGTCCAGGAGCGCAGCGGGACCCCCAGCAGCCATCCCAGGTCTCTGAACCACCTGGCGCCCGGGAAGCTCCCGAGGTGCCCGCGGAGGCCCGTGGCCGGGCGGGGACCCTTCCTTGCGATTACAGATACCCGGAGGAGCACGCGCCCGCGGACCGGCCTGCCGCCCCGCATGCCCGGGGGCAGGACCCCTGGCCCCTGAGCGCCGCCCCGCTCTCCCGGAGGCCTGCCCCGCAGAGGCCGCCGCCGCCCAGGCGTGAGCCCAGGCCCTTGGGGGGCGCACCTGCGGCTGCTCACCTGGGCGCGCCCggcaggccccgccccctggccCCGGAGGTGTGCTCGGACCGCCCGGCCCTCGCCCGCAGCAGCCCCGGCGCGTCGGCGGAGAAGCTGAGCGCCGCCTGGTCCGCGGCAGATGGTCCACGGGCCGCGGGGGAGCCGGCCGGGCAGCATGTAGACGAGCGCGCAGCCTGGCCCCGGCGGGAGGCGCCGCTCCCTTGCAAGTTCCGGCCCCTGCAGACCTCCGCCATGGAGACCTCGCGCTCCCCGTCGCCTCAGTTCGCGCCCCAGAAGCTGACGGACAAACCCCCGCTGCTCATCCAGGATGATAATTCCACCAG AATCGAGCGGGTGATAGACAACAACACCACGGTGAAGATGGTGCCCATCAAGATCGTGCACTCGGAGAGCCAGCCCGAGAAGGAGAGCCGCCAGGGCCTGGCCCGCGTCCCGGAGCCACCCGTGCTGCCCAGCGGGCTCGAGCGGGACCAGATCAAGACGCTTAGCAGGTCCGAGCAGTCCTACTCCCGCTTCTGCCTGTACAGCCGCCAGGGCGCCGAGCCCCAGCCCCCTGGCGCCCCAGGGCCCACGGCCAAGGACAGCCGAGCCTCCCCGCCCACGCTCAGTTACGTGAAGGCCAAAGAGAGGACTGCCGAAGACCTCAAGTCGGAGGAGCTGGCCCGCGAGATCGCGGGCAAGGATAAGTCCCTGGCGGATATCCTGGACCCCAGTGTGAAGATCAGAACCACCATGGACCTTATGGAGGGCATCTTCCCCAAAGACGAGCACCTCTTGGAAGAAGCTCAGCAGCGGAGGAAGCTGCTCCCCAAAATCCCCTCTCCCAGAACCATGGAGGAGAA GAAGGAGGAGCTGAGTGTGCCGGCGGCCCTGTCCCTGGCCACCACCTCCTCCTACTACAGCACGTCGGCCCCCAAGGCGGAGCTGCTGATTAAGATGAAGGACCTGCGGGGGCAGCAGGAGCCCGAAGAGGATGCAGGGAGTGACCCGGACCACGACCTGTCGGTGAAGAAG CAAGAGCTCATCGAGAGCATCGGTCGCAAGCTGCATGTGCTGCGGCAGGCGCGGCAGAGCCTGCGGGAGGACATGCAGGCCAACAGCGCGCTGAGGGACGAGGTGGAGGCCCTGGCCAAGGCCGTCTGCAAGCCCAACGAGTTCGACAAGTTCCGCATGTTCATCGGGGACCTGGACAAGGTGGTGAACCTCCTGCTGTCGCTGTCCGGCCGCCTGGCCTGTGTGGAAAACGCCCTCAACAATCTGGACGACGGCACTCCTCCCAGCGATCG gcaATCCCTGCTCGAGAAGCGGCGGGTCCTGATCCAGCAGCACGAGGACGCCAAGGAGTTGAAGGAGAACCTGGACCGCCGGGAGGGCATCGTGTCCGACATCCTGGCCAGCTACCTCAGCCGGGACAGCCTGGCAGACTACGTGCACTTCGTGAGGATGAAGTCAGCCCTCATCATCGAGCAGCGCGAGCTGGAGGACAAGATCCACCTGGGCGAGGAGCAGCTCAAGTGCTTGCTGGACAGCCTTCCGCCCGAGAGGGGCAAGTGA
- the SHROOM2 gene encoding protein Shroom2 isoform X9, giving the protein MPHPKADAQCAEDSPGAQRDPQQPSQVSEPPGAREAPEVPAEARGRAGTLPCDYRYPEEHAPADRPAAPHARGQDPWPLSAAPLSRRPAPQRPPPPRREPRPLGGAPAAAHLGAPGRPRPLAPEVCSDRPALARSSPGASAEKLSAAWSAADGPRAAGEPAGQHVDERAAWPRREAPLPCKFRPLQTSAMETSRSPSPQFAPQKLTDKPPLLIQDDNSTRIERVIDNNTTVKMVPIKIVHSESQPEKESRQGLARVPEPPVLPSGLERDQIKTLSRSEQSYSRFCLYSRQGAEPQPPGAPGPTAKDSRASPPTLSYVKAKERTAEDLKSEELAREIAGKDKSLADILDPSVKIRTTMDLMEGIFPKDEHLLEEAQQRRKLLPKIPSPRTMEEKKEELSVPAALSLATTSSYYSTSAPKAELLIKMKDLRGQQEPEEDAGSDPDHDLSVKKQELIESIGRKLHVLRQARQSLREDMQANSALRDEVEALAKAVCKPNEFDKFRMFIGDLDKVVNLLLSLSGRLACVENALNNLDDGTPPSDRQSLLEKRRVLIQQHEDAKELKENLDRREGIVSDILASYLSRDSLADYVHFVRMKSALIIEQRELEDKIHLGEEQLKCLLDSLPPERGK; this is encoded by the exons GCAGATGCCCAGTGTGCAGAAGACAGTCCAGGAGCGCAGCGGGACCCCCAGCAGCCATCCCAGGTCTCTGAACCACCTGGCGCCCGGGAAGCTCCCGAGGTGCCCGCGGAGGCCCGTGGCCGGGCGGGGACCCTTCCTTGCGATTACAGATACCCGGAGGAGCACGCGCCCGCGGACCGGCCTGCCGCCCCGCATGCCCGGGGGCAGGACCCCTGGCCCCTGAGCGCCGCCCCGCTCTCCCGGAGGCCTGCCCCGCAGAGGCCGCCGCCGCCCAGGCGTGAGCCCAGGCCCTTGGGGGGCGCACCTGCGGCTGCTCACCTGGGCGCGCCCggcaggccccgccccctggccCCGGAGGTGTGCTCGGACCGCCCGGCCCTCGCCCGCAGCAGCCCCGGCGCGTCGGCGGAGAAGCTGAGCGCCGCCTGGTCCGCGGCAGATGGTCCACGGGCCGCGGGGGAGCCGGCCGGGCAGCATGTAGACGAGCGCGCAGCCTGGCCCCGGCGGGAGGCGCCGCTCCCTTGCAAGTTCCGGCCCCTGCAGACCTCCGCCATGGAGACCTCGCGCTCCCCGTCGCCTCAGTTCGCGCCCCAGAAGCTGACGGACAAACCCCCGCTGCTCATCCAGGATGATAATTCCACCAG AATCGAGCGGGTGATAGACAACAACACCACGGTGAAGATGGTGCCCATCAAGATCGTGCACTCGGAGAGCCAGCCCGAGAAGGAGAGCCGCCAGGGCCTGGCCCGCGTCCCGGAGCCACCCGTGCTGCCCAGCGGGCTCGAGCGGGACCAGATCAAGACGCTTAGCAGGTCCGAGCAGTCCTACTCCCGCTTCTGCCTGTACAGCCGCCAGGGCGCCGAGCCCCAGCCCCCTGGCGCCCCAGGGCCCACGGCCAAGGACAGCCGAGCCTCCCCGCCCACGCTCAGTTACGTGAAGGCCAAAGAGAGGACTGCCGAAGACCTCAAGTCGGAGGAGCTGGCCCGCGAGATCGCGGGCAAGGATAAGTCCCTGGCGGATATCCTGGACCCCAGTGTGAAGATCAGAACCACCATGGACCTTATGGAGGGCATCTTCCCCAAAGACGAGCACCTCTTGGAAGAAGCTCAGCAGCGGAGGAAGCTGCTCCCCAAAATCCCCTCTCCCAGAACCATGGAGGAGAA GAAGGAGGAGCTGAGTGTGCCGGCGGCCCTGTCCCTGGCCACCACCTCCTCCTACTACAGCACGTCGGCCCCCAAGGCGGAGCTGCTGATTAAGATGAAGGACCTGCGGGGGCAGCAGGAGCCCGAAGAGGATGCAGGGAGTGACCCGGACCACGACCTGTCGGTGAAGAAG CAAGAGCTCATCGAGAGCATCGGTCGCAAGCTGCATGTGCTGCGGCAGGCGCGGCAGAGCCTGCGGGAGGACATGCAGGCCAACAGCGCGCTGAGGGACGAGGTGGAGGCCCTGGCCAAGGCCGTCTGCAAGCCCAACGAGTTCGACAAGTTCCGCATGTTCATCGGGGACCTGGACAAGGTGGTGAACCTCCTGCTGTCGCTGTCCGGCCGCCTGGCCTGTGTGGAAAACGCCCTCAACAATCTGGACGACGGCACTCCTCCCAGCGATCG gcaATCCCTGCTCGAGAAGCGGCGGGTCCTGATCCAGCAGCACGAGGACGCCAAGGAGTTGAAGGAGAACCTGGACCGCCGGGAGGGCATCGTGTCCGACATCCTGGCCAGCTACCTCAGCCGGGACAGCCTGGCAGACTACGTGCACTTCGTGAGGATGAAGTCAGCCCTCATCATCGAGCAGCGCGAGCTGGAGGACAAGATCCACCTGGGCGAGGAGCAGCTCAAGTGCTTGCTGGACAGCCTTCCGCCCGAGAGGGGCAAGTGA